The Deinococcus aerophilus genome segment CCAGGGAAAGCAGCATCTGACTCCGGAACAACAAGAGATCCGACGGCTCCGCAAAGAAAATGAAACCCTGCGCCAGGAGCGAGAAATTTTAAAAAAAGCCGCCGCCTTCTTTGCCCGGGAAACCACACGCTGAGGTACCGTTTACCGTCCGCAGTACCGCCTGGACGTGCTGTGTCGCGTGCTGGAGGTCTCGGTGAGTGGATACCGCAGTTGGCGAAGAAGGCCTGTCTCCAACCAACAGCAAGGGGATGCGCTGCTGGAGCAGCGCATCCAAGAGATTCACCAGCGCCGCAAAGGGCGCTACGGAGCCCCGCGCATTCATGCCGAGCTGCGCGCGGAAGGTGTGCAGATTTCCAGGAAGCGCGTCGCTCGCCTGATGCGTGCCGGAGGTCTGCGGGCTAGAGGCAAACGGCGCTGGGTGCGCACCACGGACAGTGTCCATTCTTTTTCGATCTGCCCGAATCTCCTGGACCGTCAGCTCAACGTCCAGCAGCCTAACGAGGTCTGGGCTTCCGATCTCACGTTCGTTCCGACGAGAGAAGGCTGGCTGTACCTGGCGGTGACCCTCGATCTGCATTCGCGCGCGGTGGTGGGCTATGCCATGGACGCTCAGATGCCTGCGGCTCTGCCGCTGGCTGCCCTCCAGATGGCCGTGCAGCGTCACTGTCCAGCGCCTGGTCTGCTTCATCACAGCGATCGAGGAAGTCAATACGCCAGCCGGATTTTTCAGGAAGCATTGGCCCGCAAGCGGGCCAAAGGAAGCATGAGTAGAAAGGGAGATTGCTGGGACAATGCTGTCGTGGAGAGCTTTTTCAGCTCCCTGAAAAGGGAGCTGTTCGAGGACAATATCTTCGAGAGCCGCACCGTTGCCCGACAGGCCATCTTCGAATACATCGAGGTCTTCTACAACCGACAGCGCCGTCACTCCACCCTGGGCTACTTGACGCCTCACGAGTTCGAACGCCAAGCTAAAGCCGCTTAACCTCAACTACGCAATAGCGGGGCAGCCCCATCGGTTCATGGTTCTCAATATCACCGGGGCAGTGTGGCAGCCATCGTGCCGGGCGTGGGACAGATTTGTGGAGTGCCCCTGTCGGGGGTGGGGCGCACGTTCACGGGCGGCGGGCCGCCTGAGGTTCAGATGGCCCGCCGCCCCGTTCAGCAGACGGTTACGGCGACTCGCCCGTGGCCTGCGCCACGGCCGCGATCAGGTCTTCCTTTCCCCGCGCGGCCGCGGCCAGCCGTTCGACCGCCGCCGGTGACAGCGCCATGAGTTTCTCCAGCGCCTCGCCGTGGAGGGCGCGGCCCAGCTTGACCCGCAGGACGCTGCGGATCATGCCCAGCGATTCTTCCCGGCTGAGGGGCAGCAACATCGGCTGAGGTTCCGGGGCCGCCTTGCCCCTGGGCCGGGACGCCCGGGGCCCTGGCGTGGACACCGGGGGAGCGTACTTCTCGGGGTTCCGGACCGCGTCCACCATCGTCGCTCCCAGCGAGCGGGGCCTGAACCCCTCGGCCAGTCGGGCCCGCATCGCGCTGGCCGCCTCGCGGATGCGCTCGGGATGTTCGGTGACCAGGCTCTCGGCCACCGGGCGGGCGACCTGCATGTCGGTGAGCAGCTTCACCAGCTCGGGGTCGGCCTCGCCCTCGAAGGCGTAGGTGATGCGGGTGCCGTCGCCCGAGCCCTCATAGGCCACGTCGCGCAGGTACTTTGCCGCGATCAGGTGGGCGTGGGCCCCGTCGAGGGTCCGTTTGACGTTGTTGGACCGCTGGCCGCTCAGCCCGGTGGCCTCACGCCACGCGGCCATGATGACCGGCAGCTCGCGCGCAAGCGAGCCATCGTCCCCGACCCGGTGGGCCTGCAGCACCCGGTACAGGCTGCGCGCGGTGGGCTGTTTCAGGTCGCCCAGCAGCTCGGCGTCAAGAATCTGGTAGAAGCCCTCGCGAATCGACTGCGCGAAGTGGCGCGAGAAGGTCACGCGCAACGGAGCGCCCGCCTCGATGGTGCCGCCCTCTCCGCTGGCACTCAGGCTGGTGTCGCGCACCGAGATGCGGTCGATCAGGCGGGTGGTCTCGGTGGTCCCCCGGTAGCGCCCCCCCGACGGCCGGGACACGCGCGTCAGCCAGCTCACTCCCTCCAGCCGCAGCAGGCTGTCGCGCAGCCGGCTGTAGGCGTTTCCCCGGGTGCCCATCGGGGTGAGCTTGAGCAGCGCGTAGGCCGTGCACTCCACCGTGTCATCGTCGGGACATCCCGCGTCGAAGAACAGGGTCTGCAGGGCGAGCAGCACGTCCGGATCCACCCCATGCGGCCGGCCGCGCGCAGCCATACCCTGCACGTAGAAATTGCGGTCGCCGATGCTGAACGTCGTTTCCCAGCTCTGGTCGTTTCCACCTTCGCGGTTGAGGATGCTGAACACCCCGGAACGCGCCAGGGTGAGCTCATTGATCAACGATTCGCTGCCCTGGTGCATGATTGATGATTATAGTGATTTAAAAGATATAAAAAAAGATTGATTGCATCATCAAGGAACCGCTGCGGACCTGCGCTGGGTGCGGGTTTGCAGCCCCTATTGACTCAAAGGTAGCGTGCTTTCTGGCCCGTTTCGACTCAAAGGTAGCGTGCTTTTCGCCCCCTCTTGACTCAAAGGTAGCGAGGGTTCGACTCAAAGGTAGCGTGCTTTTCTGCCCCTGAAAACTCAAAG includes the following:
- a CDS encoding replication initiator protein A, with amino-acid sequence MHQGSESLINELTLARSGVFSILNREGGNDQSWETTFSIGDRNFYVQGMAARGRPHGVDPDVLLALQTLFFDAGCPDDDTVECTAYALLKLTPMGTRGNAYSRLRDSLLRLEGVSWLTRVSRPSGGRYRGTTETTRLIDRISVRDTSLSASGEGGTIEAGAPLRVTFSRHFAQSIREGFYQILDAELLGDLKQPTARSLYRVLQAHRVGDDGSLARELPVIMAAWREATGLSGQRSNNVKRTLDGAHAHLIAAKYLRDVAYEGSGDGTRITYAFEGEADPELVKLLTDMQVARPVAESLVTEHPERIREAASAMRARLAEGFRPRSLGATMVDAVRNPEKYAPPVSTPGPRASRPRGKAAPEPQPMLLPLSREESLGMIRSVLRVKLGRALHGEALEKLMALSPAAVERLAAAARGKEDLIAAVAQATGESP